A region from the Buchnera aphidicola (Astegopteryx bambusae) genome encodes:
- the trpCF gene encoding bifunctional indole-3-glycerol-phosphate synthase TrpC/phosphoribosylanthranilate isomerase TrpF, giving the protein MKRKILKDILNYKKNWVNNMKKINPISTFKHLIKKTNVSFKNSFKKKNISYILEIKKSSPSLGKICKNFNIEKIVKCYNKYASAISVITEEKYFDGNLKYLKFVRKNTQLPILCKDFFIDSYQIYLSRFLGADAILLMLSILQDEQYIKFSNIAKTMNLDILTEINNKEELNRAIYLKTQIFGINNRNLKNFCIDINNTKNLSVLIPKNRIIISESGILNNFIVNDLKKYVNGFLIGSAIMSKRNISLGVKKIIFGNHKVCGITRKKDAIYASENGALYAGVIFIKSSYRNVNIKDANKIFFLNSLKYVGVFKNENMYVIKYISEKFNLHAVQLHGNEDQTYINKLKKILNKDINIWKAIGIKNRIYNINYKNVNKIILDNYVPGSGKTFNWSFIKNINLKNSFLSGGINNKNCELALDLGCYGLDICSGLEKKIRIKDKNKIIKVFLKIKNHIIRRKLLK; this is encoded by the coding sequence ATGAAAAGAAAAATTTTAAAAGATATTTTAAATTATAAAAAAAATTGGGTTAATAATATGAAAAAAATTAATCCAATAAGTACGTTTAAACATTTAATAAAAAAAACTAATGTTAGTTTTAAAAATTCTTTTAAAAAAAAAAACATTTCTTATATTTTAGAAATTAAAAAATCTTCTCCGTCTTTAGGAAAAATATGTAAAAATTTTAATATTGAAAAAATAGTAAAATGCTATAATAAATATGCATCTGCAATATCAGTAATTACGGAAGAAAAATATTTTGATGGTAATTTAAAATACTTAAAGTTTGTTAGAAAAAATACACAACTACCAATTTTGTGTAAAGATTTTTTTATAGATAGTTATCAAATTTATTTATCTAGATTTTTAGGAGCTGATGCTATTTTATTAATGTTATCTATATTGCAAGATGAACAGTACATAAAATTTTCTAATATTGCAAAAACTATGAATTTAGATATTTTAACTGAAATAAATAACAAAGAAGAATTAAATAGAGCAATATATTTAAAAACACAAATTTTTGGTATAAATAATAGAAATTTAAAAAATTTTTGTATAGATATAAATAATACAAAAAATTTATCTGTCTTAATACCAAAAAATAGAATTATAATTAGTGAATCAGGAATATTAAATAACTTTATTGTTAACGATCTTAAAAAATATGTAAATGGATTTTTAATAGGATCTGCTATAATGTCAAAAAGAAATATAAGTTTAGGTGTTAAAAAAATTATTTTTGGCAATCATAAAGTATGTGGAATTACTAGAAAAAAAGATGCAATATATGCTTCTGAAAATGGAGCTTTGTATGCAGGTGTAATTTTTATAAAATCTTCTTATAGAAATGTTAATATAAAAGATGCAAATAAAATTTTTTTTTTAAATTCATTGAAATATGTTGGTGTATTTAAAAATGAAAATATGTATGTGATAAAATATATATCTGAAAAATTTAATTTACATGCAGTACAATTGCATGGTAATGAAGATCAAACATATATAAACAAATTAAAAAAAATTTTAAATAAAGATATTAATATATGGAAAGCAATAGGTATAAAAAATAGAATTTATAACATAAATTATAAAAATGTAAATAAGATTATATTAGATAATTATGTTCCTGGAAGCGGAAAAACATTTAATTGGTCTTTTATAAAAAATATTAATTTAAAAAATAGTTTTTTATCTGGCGGAATTAATAATAAAAATTGTGAACTAGCATTAGATTTAGGATGCTATGGATTAGATATTTGTTCAGGATTAGAAAAAAAAATAAGAATAAAAGATAAAAATAAAATCATAAAAGTATTTTTAAAAATAAAAAATCATATAATTAGAAGAAAATTATTAAAATGA
- the trpD gene encoding anthranilate phosphoribosyltransferase: MKKIFRKLYKSENLNFSESYKLFKKIYYKEINDVEIISAIVLIKSKKENIYEILGAVKSFLKKKKFFKKPSYLFSDITGTGGDYQNDINISTISAITAAAAGFKIAKHCNYNITSKLGSADFLKKNNIEINVSSKTSRKNLDKFNICFLLAPLYYDGFSHIKNIRKKLKIRTIFNLIGPLLNPSRPPLSVIGVYNLKLVPIIAKICKILKYKRVIILHSQNYDEVTLHGSTYINELKNNKIIAYKLYPEDFGFKTYCKKSFYKDENFIKNIIKGKGEDIYLETISANVSILLKTFGKENLKDNAKYILKLIKQGEVYKFMQKISNGNKI, from the coding sequence ATGAAAAAAATATTTAGAAAGTTATATAAATCAGAGAATTTAAATTTTTCAGAAAGTTATAAATTATTTAAAAAAATATATTATAAAGAAATAAACGACGTTGAAATAATTTCTGCTATAGTTTTAATAAAATCTAAAAAAGAAAATATATATGAAATTTTAGGAGCTGTTAAAAGTTTTTTAAAAAAAAAAAAATTTTTTAAAAAACCTAGTTATTTATTTTCGGATATCACAGGAACTGGAGGAGATTATCAAAATGATATAAATATTTCAACAATTAGTGCTATAACTGCTGCTGCTGCCGGTTTTAAAATAGCTAAACATTGTAATTATAATATAACTAGTAAATTAGGATCTGCAGATTTTTTAAAAAAAAATAATATAGAAATTAATGTTTCTTCTAAAACATCTAGAAAAAATTTAGATAAATTTAATATATGTTTTTTATTAGCTCCATTGTATTATGATGGATTTAGTCATATAAAAAATATAAGAAAAAAGTTAAAAATAAGAACAATTTTTAACTTAATAGGTCCTTTATTAAATCCATCTAGACCCCCATTATCTGTTATAGGAGTTTATAACTTAAAATTAGTACCAATAATAGCTAAAATTTGTAAAATTCTAAAATATAAAAGAGTTATAATATTACATAGTCAGAATTATGATGAAGTTACTTTACATGGATCTACGTATATAAATGAATTAAAAAATAATAAAATTATAGCATATAAATTATATCCTGAAGACTTTGGATTTAAAACATATTGTAAAAAAAGTTTTTATAAAGATGAAAATTTTATAAAAAATATAATAAAAGGAAAAGGAGAAGATATATATTTAGAAACTATATCTGCAAATGTATCAATACTTTTAAAAACTTTTGGAAAAGAAAATTTAAAAGATAATGCGAAATATATACTTAAATTAATTAAACAAGGAGAAGTTTATAAATTTATGCAAAAAATATCTAATGGAAATAAAATATGA
- a CDS encoding inositol monophosphatase family protein: MNPMINIATSAIRKAGNFIIKYYDSNFFFEKQIDKNNFFFNEIIKKSENIIINEIYKYYPNHIYITNRNINYNLKTSKVCWFINSLDGYLNFNNKFPHFCILISNFVNKKIFMSVIYDPLRNELFTSVKGEGSKLNGYRMRCNNKINNDITLSVHIPIKNNLIKEKYVKIINKLLKKNVSIRITGSYILDFAYVASGRLDCSIIEKENIFNFLSGELQVIESGGLTNKILNDHNIKNSSNTMITGNNNSIKRIIF, translated from the coding sequence ATGAATCCTATGATAAATATTGCTACTTCTGCTATTAGAAAAGCTGGAAATTTTATAATAAAATACTATGATTCTAATTTTTTTTTTGAAAAACAAATTGACAAAAATAATTTTTTTTTTAACGAAATTATTAAAAAATCTGAAAATATAATAATTAATGAAATATATAAATATTATCCTAATCATATTTATATAACTAATAGAAATATAAATTATAATTTAAAAACTTCAAAAGTTTGTTGGTTTATAAATTCTTTAGATGGATATTTAAATTTTAATAACAAATTTCCTCATTTTTGTATTTTAATATCAAATTTTGTGAATAAAAAAATTTTTATGTCTGTAATATATGATCCACTAAGAAATGAATTATTTACATCTGTAAAAGGAGAAGGTTCAAAATTAAATGGATATAGAATGAGATGTAATAATAAAATAAATAATGATATCACTTTGTCTGTTCACATTCCAATTAAAAATAATCTTATAAAAGAAAAATATGTAAAAATTATAAATAAACTATTAAAAAAAAATGTTTCTATTAGAATAACAGGATCATATATTTTAGATTTTGCATATGTAGCGTCAGGTAGATTAGATTGTTCAATAATAGAAAAAGAAAATATTTTTAATTTTCTATCTGGAGAATTACAAGTAATAGAATCAGGGGGTTTAACGAATAAAATATTAAATGATCATAATATAAAGAATAGCTCAAATACTATGATAACAGGAAATAACAATAGTATAAAAAGAATAATTTTTTAA
- the hisS gene encoding histidine--tRNA ligase gives MKKNIKSIKGMNDYIGNELLLYNNIVKICKKILKKHCYEEIKTPVLEHTELFKISIGNNTDIIEKETYSFIDRSKKNVTLRPEGTSGCIRSIIEHNLLYKKKIQKLWYLGSMFRHENTQKGRYREFNQFGIEIVGINNIYIELETILITKKIWENLGILNCLNLEINSIGSIFERKTYIKKFKYFLNDKKKTIEKYYNKNYKKNPFRLFDSKNINIKKILKDAPLLYNSLNEKTLLRFKNLCNILKKFNIKYKINKQLVRGLNYYNDTVFEWKNKKLNTQHTICAGGRYDKLSYLLNKRNIFAFGCAIGIDRLMLLKKYFKKNILKKNTIDIEIIPLEKKMLLKAIKISEKIRKKFPKLSIMTNFSNERLKKKLKKSNINKVKFIILIGKEEIKNKYYTLKNLTKNSQYKYSYKNLIDKINHLFKNNK, from the coding sequence ATGAAAAAAAATATAAAATCTATAAAAGGTATGAATGATTATATAGGTAATGAACTATTATTATACAATAATATAGTTAAAATTTGTAAAAAAATATTAAAAAAACATTGTTATGAAGAAATAAAAACACCTGTTTTAGAACATACTGAATTATTTAAAATTTCTATAGGAAATAACACTGATATAATAGAAAAAGAAACATATTCTTTTATTGATAGAAGTAAAAAAAATGTAACTTTAAGACCAGAGGGAACATCTGGTTGCATAAGATCTATTATAGAACATAATTTACTGTATAAAAAAAAAATACAAAAATTGTGGTATTTAGGTTCTATGTTTAGACATGAAAACACTCAAAAAGGAAGATATAGAGAATTTAATCAATTTGGTATAGAAATTGTAGGAATAAATAATATATATATTGAATTAGAAACAATTTTAATAACTAAAAAAATATGGGAAAATTTAGGAATATTAAATTGTTTAAATTTAGAGATTAATTCTATAGGTTCTATATTTGAAAGAAAAACATATATAAAAAAATTTAAATATTTTTTAAATGATAAAAAAAAAACTATTGAAAAATATTATAATAAAAATTATAAAAAAAATCCATTCAGATTATTTGACAGCAAAAATATTAATATAAAAAAAATTTTAAAAGACGCTCCATTATTATATAATAGTTTAAATGAAAAAACATTATTAAGATTTAAAAATTTATGTAACATTTTAAAAAAATTTAATATAAAATATAAAATAAATAAACAATTAGTAAGAGGATTAAATTATTATAATGATACAGTATTTGAATGGAAAAATAAAAAATTAAACACGCAACATACAATATGTGCCGGGGGGCGTTATGATAAGTTATCATATTTATTAAACAAAAGAAATATTTTTGCATTTGGATGTGCAATAGGAATAGATAGATTAATGTTATTAAAAAAATATTTTAAAAAAAATATTTTAAAAAAAAATACAATTGATATAGAAATAATACCTTTAGAAAAAAAAATGTTATTAAAAGCAATAAAAATATCAGAAAAAATAAGAAAAAAATTTCCAAAATTAAGTATTATGACAAATTTTTCTAATGAAAGATTAAAAAAAAAATTGAAAAAATCAAATATTAATAAAGTAAAATTTATAATATTAATAGGAAAAGAAGAAATAAAAAATAAATATTATACTTTAAAAAATTTAACAAAAAA